Proteins from a single region of Caloramator sp. E03:
- the rimM gene encoding ribosome maturation factor RimM (Essential for efficient processing of 16S rRNA), translating into MKEYLKVGQIINTHGVKGEVKIYPLTDDINRFKKLKYVFRKVDDEYIKVDVEGIKYVKQFPILKLSNIDTMNDAEKLKNEYIYVDRENAVKLPEGAYFIADLIGLSVVSDDNKYLGKLTDVFSTGSNDVYEITDDNGKKYYIPAIKDVIKIIDLIEGKMIINIIEGLL; encoded by the coding sequence ATGAAAGAATATTTAAAGGTAGGACAAATAATAAATACCCATGGAGTTAAAGGAGAAGTTAAAATATATCCTTTAACTGATGATATAAATCGATTTAAAAAATTAAAGTATGTATTTAGAAAAGTTGATGATGAATATATAAAAGTAGATGTTGAAGGAATAAAGTATGTAAAGCAATTTCCTATATTAAAGTTATCTAATATAGACACTATGAATGATGCAGAAAAACTGAAAAATGAATATATATATGTAGACAGAGAAAATGCCGTAAAGTTACCTGAAGGTGCTTATTTTATTGCTGATCTTATAGGCCTTAGTGTTGTTTCTGATGATAATAAATATTTAGGAAAACTTACAGATGTATTTTCTACAGGAAGTAATGACGTATATGAAATAACTGATGATAATGGAAAAAAATATTATATACCAGCTATAAAAGATGTTATAAAGATAATCGATTTAATAGAAGGTAAAATGATAATAAATATCATCGAGGGGCTATTATGA